Within the Aeromicrobium sp. Root236 genome, the region TGGTCGGCGACGACGTCGAGTCCAGCGTCGCCGACCACCTCCGCATGCTGGAGAGCGAGCTCGAGACCGACGAGTCGGTGGTCGAGGCGGTGCTGACGGTGTCGCGTCCCGGACAGCCGCCCAACCCCGACCTCGACTCGATCTAGCTCGTCAGCGTGAACTCGTAGCCGCCCTCGGGCGGCGGCCCGGCCATCGAGACGTCGGCCGAGCCGGTGAGGTCGGCCAGCTCGTCGGTGCCGAGACCCGGCAGCACCTCGACGTGGTCGCTGACGGCACCGTCCTCGTACGAGCCGGTGTGCCGGAACACGCACGACCCCGTCCGGCCGCCGATCGTCCCGGTGAAGCGCTCGTAGCCGACGATGTCGGCGTGACCGGCCTTGCTGTCGCGGTACGCGAAGAGGTACGTCGTCGCACCGGTGCCCTCGACGTCGCCGGTGTACCGGAAGGTGACCTTGGCGGTCGTGACGCCACGGCTGGGGTAGTAGGTGCCGTTCTTGGTCTCACCCTCGCCGTCGATGTCCTCGATGACCGACTCGTCCCAGCCGGTCGGCATGAATCGTCCTGTCGTCTCGGTGCTCATGCGATCACTGTCCTCCCGATCGTGGCCGTCGGCACGTTCACAGGTCGTAGCTCAGCGTGATCGGGTAGCCGTCGTCGCTGTGCCCCGCGAGCTCGATCGTCGCCTCGCCGGTCATGCGCTCGAGGCCGCCGGTGCCGAGTCCCTCGACGATCGTCAGCGTCGCGCGCACGGCCTCGGCGTCGTGGTCGCCGACGTGCTGGAACACGAGGGAGCCGTCGTGCCCGTCGATCGAGCCCTCGAAGCGCTCGAAACCGGTGACCGGCGCGAAGCCTTCGTTGTACGAGATGAGGTACGCGACGGTGCTGGTGCCCTCGATGTCGCCGGAGTACGTGTACGTCGTGTCGGCGCGCGAGAAGCCGCGCTTCGGATAGGTGACACCGTTGATCTCGGTGCCC harbors:
- a CDS encoding DUF3224 domain-containing protein; this encodes MSRAHTTSGTFTVTSWEEKVVVDIDGEGTEINGVTYPKRGFSRADTTYTYSGDIEGTSTVAYLISYNEGFAPVTGFERFEGSIDGHDGSLVFQHVGDHDAEAVRATLTIVEGLGTGGLERMTGEATIELAGHSDDGYPITLSYDL
- a CDS encoding DUF3224 domain-containing protein, whose translation is MSTETTGRFMPTGWDESVIEDIDGEGETKNGTYYPSRGVTTAKVTFRYTGDVEGTGATTYLFAYRDSKAGHADIVGYERFTGTIGGRTGSCVFRHTGSYEDGAVSDHVEVLPGLGTDELADLTGSADVSMAGPPPEGGYEFTLTS